One genomic window of Candidatus Melainabacteria bacterium includes the following:
- a CDS encoding response regulator transcription factor, which yields MAKILVVEDDPAICSIIVDWLTHQHHTVEVSHNGLEADQYLKMYQYDVIVLDWGLPELSGVEICKRYKTAGGRAPVLMLTGKHDIEDKEEGFNAGADDYLTKPFDIKELSARVRALLRRPTNVYDNILSIRNVSLDPNNHIVTRNGAPIKLTPKEFAVLEFFMRNPNKVFKADALLDHIWNSEAGSGPETVRTCIKRLRRQIDEPGVSSIIENVHGVGYKLASQ from the coding sequence ATGGCGAAGATACTCGTCGTCGAAGACGATCCGGCAATTTGTTCGATAATTGTCGATTGGCTTACGCATCAGCACCATACCGTCGAAGTGTCACACAACGGTTTGGAAGCCGATCAGTATCTAAAAATGTATCAGTACGATGTGATCGTGCTCGATTGGGGTTTGCCTGAATTAAGTGGCGTGGAGATTTGCAAGCGATACAAAACCGCGGGCGGTCGCGCTCCGGTTCTGATGCTCACAGGTAAGCACGACATCGAAGACAAAGAGGAAGGCTTCAACGCCGGCGCTGACGATTACCTGACCAAGCCCTTCGATATCAAGGAGCTGTCAGCGCGCGTCAGAGCTTTGCTGCGGCGTCCCACCAACGTCTACGACAATATTCTCAGTATCCGCAACGTTTCACTTGATCCCAACAACCATATTGTCACCAGGAATGGTGCGCCGATTAAACTGACACCGAAAGAATTTGCGGTGCTTGAGTTTTTCATGCGCAACCCCAACAAGGTTTTCAAAGCTGATGCGCTGCTGGACCACATATGGAACTCGGAGGCAGGTTCAGGGCCGGAGACGGTACGGACTTGCATCAAGAGATTGCGCCGGCAAATTGACGAACCAGGCGTTTCCTCAATCATCGAAAACGTGCATGGTGTTGGATATAAACTAGCATCACAGTAG